In the genome of Ananas comosus cultivar F153 linkage group 11, ASM154086v1, whole genome shotgun sequence, one region contains:
- the LOC109717335 gene encoding putative disease resistance protein RGA3 isoform X1: MGGLGKTTLAQLVYSNERVRVYFDPIMWACISQDFDVTVITRKILECVSSENFGDKRLNALHEKLKEKLTSKRFLLILDDVWNDDNMTEWEKLVAPLKSGQRGSKILLTTRMGSVADMVANVMKCKRESLNLNELEESDYMSLFNKHAFLGVNPDDYKNLQPIGQHIAKKLGGYPLAIKVMGGMLNSYMDYEYWKKILEEDIMKLQLGKDGIMTILRLSYDHLSTNLQLCFRYCSLFPQDYMFKRKKLVNMWIGSSLIPQSICDRQRPEDIGNEYLNLLTRKSFFTCETSDNLVKITKEYFMHDLLHDLAQSVSLGECKRIGGDVAGNIIPKPVRHLHVEMINLLSIREISNLKNVRTLVISVREDNEHNANHALEFLEVIKGFKKLRLLILDVNFDPYKLPDALSSLIHLRYLSLSLGKVVNESIEYDGLTNLVNLRLLDVPHHVIENIPYISKLPFIHKLQNFIIREESGYKVGELKNLRDLRRLCIRKLENVMRKKLWRPS, from the coding sequence ATGGGTGGGCTCGGGAAGACCACTCTTGCTCAACTAGTCTATAGTAATGAAAGAGTGCGAGTGTACTTCGACCCGATTATGTGGGCTTGCATTTCTCAGGATTTCGATGTAACTGTGATAacaagaaaaattttagaatgtgtAAGTAGTGAGAATTTTGGCGACAAGCGTCTAAATGCACTCCATGAGAAACTTAAAGAAAAACTAACATCGAAGAGGTTTTTGCTCatactagatgatgtttggaaCGATGATAACATGACGGAGTGGGAGAAATTGGTTGCTCCTTTGAAATCCGGACAGAGAGGAAGCAAGATCCTGTTGACAACTCGAATGGGTTCAGTTGCGGATATGGTGGcaaatgtaatgaaatgcaaacgGGAATCATTAAATCTAAATGAGTTGGAGGAGAGCGACTATATGTCGCTTTTCAATAAGCATGCATTCCTCGGTGTGAATCCTGATGATTATAAAAACTTGCAACCAATTGGTCAACATATAGCGAAGAAACTTGGAGGATACCCATTGGCAATAAAAGTTATGGGAGGAATGCTGAACTCCTATATGGACTATGAATATTGGAAGAAAATCTTGGAAGAAGACATCATGAAATTACAACTAGGAAAGGATGGCATCATGACAATTTTGAGATTAAGCTACGATCACTTATCCACAAACTTACAACTCTGCTTTAGATATTGTAGTTTATTTCCACAAGATTATATGTTTAAGAGGAAAAAGTTGGTCAATATGTGGATTGGTTCAAGTCTGATTCCGCAATCTATTTGCGACAGGCAAAGGCCAGAGGATATCGGAAATGAGTATTTAAATCTTCTGACAAGAAAATCATTCTTTACTTGCGAAACTAGTGATAATCTGGTGAAAATTACTAAAGAGTATTTTATGCACGATCTGCTGCATGACCTAGCACAATCTGTTTCTCTAGGGGAATGCAAAAGAATAGGAGGTGATGTTGCAGGAAATATTATTCCAAAACCAGTTCGACACTTACATGTTGAGATGATAAATCTTCTTTCCATCAGAGAGATCTCCAATCTTAAGAACGTGCGCACTCTTGTCATTTCTGTTAGAGAGGATAATGAGCATAATGCAAATCATGCACTTGAATTTCTCGAGGTTATAAAAGGGTTTAAAAAGTTACGCTTATTGATCTTAGATGTGAATTTTGACCCTTATAAACTgcccgatgcacttagtagctTGATACACCTccgctacctatctctttcacTAGGGAAAGTTGTGAATGAAAGTATTGAATATGATGGCTTGACCAACTTGGTAAATTTGCGTTTATTAGATGTTCCCCATCATGTGATAGAAAATATTCCTTATATTAGCAAACTACCCTTCATCcacaaattacaaaattttattatccgAGAGGAGAGCGGTTACAAAGTTGGTGAACTAAAGAACCTCAGGGACCTTCGTCGCCTGTGTATTAGGAAACTTGAAAATGTGATGAGGAAGAAGCTATGGAGGCCAAGCTGA
- the LOC109717531 gene encoding putative disease resistance protein RGA1 produces MAFIAESVASAIIDNLVSRCFSYLEACPAAGGMKDELERLQHALPQVQAVLTAVEGGAPVMVQNRPVETWLWQLRDAVENAEDVLDELEYYELQKTIRDRDDKVRGILSNCKRKFDSFVNRIFSDDTLKRLREAVKGLDRVIAGMGPLLHLVTGLYGPRVKCQKLEEIKNARETSSLLTESEVLGRDEERDLIVEWLIEPGDADVNVSTFTIVGMGGIGKTTLAQLVYRNERVQEYFDPIVWVCISQEFNVTVITKKILECVSREHFGDNSLHALHENLKQKLTSKRFLLILDDVWNDDKMMAWEKLVAPLKFGQRGSKILLTTRMRSVADMAAKVMKCKQESLNLNKLEESDYMLLFNKHAFLGVNPDDYKNLQLIGEQIAKKLGGCPLAIKVMGGMLNSCMDYEYWKKILEKDNVKLQQGNDDIMKVLRLSYDHLSTNLQLCFRYCSLFPQDHMFKRKKLVNMWIGSGLIPQSICGRERPEDIGKEYLNLLTRKSFFTCKTHDNRVEITKKYFMHDLLHDLAQSVSLGECIKIGGDVAENIIPKTVRHLSVEMLNLLSIREISNLKNVHTLVISVKEDNRHNADHALEFIEVIKGFRKLRLLILDVNFHSYKLPNALSSLIHLRYLSLSLWKVVNESIEYDGLTNLVNLRSLDVPYHVIENIPYISKLPFIHKLQNFVVREKSGYKIGELKNLRDLHHLCIMKLENVRTSEEATEAKLNEKEYLKSLGLRWSEGHSNSAEADEQLLDNLCPHINLKKMRIEQYHGAKSPCWMTNLSLVNLTSIELIDCKRWEQLPPLWQFSSLRHLFLQGLHTVKQIDCSFFGSNSGCAFPSLKMLLLWDMPNLEEWIGIDDRCMFPQLQSMSISDCPNLRGIPTLHLWSRDLHIYNVGLIAFQQ; encoded by the coding sequence ATGGCTTTCATAGCCGAATCGGTGGCGTCGGCGATCATCGACAATCTTGTCAGCAGGTGCTTTTCCTACCTCGAGGCGTGCCCGGCAGCTGGCGGCATGAAGGACGAGCTCGAACGGCTGCAGCACGCCCTTCCGCAGGTCCAGGCAGTCTTGACTGCGGTCGAGGGGGGTGCGCCGGTCATGGTGCAGAACAGACCGGTGGAAACGTGGCTGTGGCAGCTCAGAGACGCCGTGGAGAACGCGGAGGACGTGCTCGACGAGCTGGAGTACTACGAGTTACAGAAGACTATACGAGATCGAGATGACAAGGTGCGTGGTATTCTATCTAACTGCAAGAGAAAGTTTGATAGTTTCGTTAATCGTATTTTTAGCGATGACACACTGAAGCGGTTGAGGGAGGCCGTCAAGGGGTTGGATCGGGTCATTGCTGGTATGGGGCCACTCCTTCATCTTGTTACTGGGTTATATGGCCCTCGCGTTAAGTGTCAGAAACTCGAGGAAATTAAGAATGCTCGCGAGACTAGCTCCTTGCTAACCGAAAGTGAGGTGCTCGGACGAGACGAGGAGAGGGACCTGATAGTTGAATGGCTGATCGAACCGGGAGATGCCGATGTCAATGTCTCCACTTTTACAATTGTTGGTATGGGCGGGATCGGGAAGACCACTCTTGCTCAATTGGTCTATCGCAACGAAAGAGTGCAAGAGTACTTCGACCCGATTGTGTGGGTTTGCATTTCTCAGGAGTTCAATGTAACTGTGATAACAAAAAAGATTTTAGAATGTGTAAGTAGGGAGCATTTTGGCGACAACAGTCTACATGCACTCCATGAGAATCTTAAACAAAAACTAACGTCGAAGAGGTTTTTGCTCATACTGGATGATGTTTGGAACGATGATAAAATGATGGCGTGGGAGAAATTGGTTGCTCCTTTGAAATTCGGACAGAGAGGAAGCAAGATTCTGTTGACAACTCGGATGCGTTCGGTTGCAGATATGGCGGCAAAAGTGATGAAATGCAAACAGGaatcattaaatctaaataagtTGGAGGAGAGCGACTATATGTTGCTTTTCAATAAGCATGCATTCCTCGGTGTGAATCCTGATGATTATAAAAACTTGCAACTGATTGGCGAACAGATAGCGAAGAAACTTGGAGGATGCCCATTGGCCATAAAGGTCATGGGAGGAATGCTGAACTCCTGCATGGACTATGAATATTGGAAGAAAATCCTGGAAAAAGACAATGTGAAATTACAACAAGGAAACGACGACATCATGAAAGTTTTAAGATTAAGCTACGATCACTTATCCACAAACTTACAACTCTGCTTTAGATATTGTAGTTTATTTCCGCAGGATCATATGTTTAAGAGAAAAAAGTTGGTCAATATGTGGATTGGTTCGGGTCTGATTCCACAATCTATTTGTGGCAGGGAAAGGCCAGAGGATATCGGAAAGGAGTATTTAAATCTTTTGACAAGAAAATCATTCTTTACCTGTAAAACCCATGATAATAGGGTGGAAATTactaaaaagtattttatgCACGATCTGCTGCATGACCTAGCACAATCTGTTTCTCTAGGGGAATGCATCAAAATAGGAGGTGATGTTGCAGAAAATATTATTCCAAAAACAGTTCGACACTTATCTGTCGAAATGCTTAATCTTCTTTCTATTAGAGAGATCTCCAATCTTAAGAATGTGCACACTCTAGTCATTTCTGTTAAAGAGGACAATAGGCATAATGCAGATCATGCACTTGAATTTATCGAGGTTATAAAAGGGTTTAGAAAGTTACGCTTATTGATCTTAGATGTGAATTTTCACTCTTATAAACTGCCCAATGCACTTAGTAGCTTGATACACCTccgctacctatctctttcacTATGGAAAGTTGTGAATGAAAGTATTGAATATGATGGCTTGACCAACTTGGTCAATTTGCGTTCATTAGATGTTCCCTATCATGTGATAGAAAATATTCCTTATATTAGCAAACTACCTTTCATCcacaaattacaaaattttgttGTCCGAGAGAAGAGTGGTTACAAAATCGGTGAACTCAAGAACCTCAGGGACCTTCATCACCTGTGTATTATGAAACTTGAAAATGTGAGGACTTCTGAAGAAGCTACAGAGGCCAAGCTGAATGAGAAAGAATATCTCAAATCGTTGGGATTGCGATGGTCCGAAGGCCACTCCAATAGTGCAGAAGCGGATGAGCAGCTCCTCGATAACCTCTGTCCACATATCAATCTCAAGAAAATGCGCATTGAACAATACCACGGTGCTAAATCTCCATGTTGGATGACAAATCTGTCTCTTGTCAATTTGACATCCATCGAACTAATTGATTGTAAAAGATGGGAGCAGCTCCCGCCTCTTTGGCAGTTTTCTTCGCTCCGGCACCTTTTCTTGCAGGGACTGCATACAGTAAAGCAAATAGATTGTTCATTCTTTGGAAGCAACAGTGGATGTGCCTTTCCATCGTTGAAGATGTTATTGTTATGGGACATGCCTAACTTGGAGGAGTGGATTGGAATTGATGATAGGTGCATGTTTCCTCAACTTCAGTCTATGTCTATTTCTGATTGCCCTAATTTGAGGGGAATTCCTACTCTGCATCTATGgtcaagagatttgcatatttATAATGTCGGATTGATCGCTTTTCAACAATAA
- the LOC109717335 gene encoding putative disease resistance protein RGA1 isoform X2 — protein MEAKLNEKENLKSLSLEWSEDRSNSAETDEQLLDNLCPHINLKKMCSRQYQGAKSPCWMANLSLVNLTSIKLINCKGWEHLPPLEHFPSLQSLHLCGLDAIKQIDCSFFKSSSGCAFPSLKDLHLWDMPNLEDWIGVDDGCMFSQLHYMYITNCPNLREIPTLPYSLRQLKISNVGLTALPTINRNYMDNNRQEHSQGLESLDIKRCEKLEYVPTEFFQKFDSLKSLRIVNCPKLTKRWNSDIQLPSTLNHLTTGSCGDLEVPLLWLADLTSLSGLKLVDCATITSLPPAQVCARWTTLSYLAIKNCKGLSSLGGIQALVSLCWLEIRGCDKLIQVALLLQPPFPNDVGQKKNAVLDRFLKNGELSIDHHALLLMEPLRSLSSINLLTLSDASQLTTLPEEWLLQNCAALKDLQIWNAVSLQSLPQSMTKLCSLKCLEVLNANLIRSLPDLATSLRALVITGCHPVLKERCQENGGLDWLKIAHIPRRMIKQL, from the exons ATGGAGGCCAAGCTGAATGAGAAAGAAAATCTCAAATCACTATCATTGGAATGGTCTGAAGACCGCTCCAATAGTGCAGAAACGGATGAGCAGCTCCTCGATAACCTCTGCCCTCATATCAATCTCAAGAAAATGTGCAGCAGACAATACCAAGGTGCTAAATCTCCATGTTGGATGGCAAATCTATCTCTTGTCAATTTGACATCCATCAAACTGATTAATTGTAAAGGATGGGAGCACCTTCCACCTCTCGAGCATTTTCCTTCGCTCCAATCTCTACACTTGTGTGGACTGGATGCAATAAAGCAAATAGATTGTTCATTCTTCAAAAGCAGCAGTGGATGTGCCTTTCCATCATTGAAGGATTTACATTTATGGGACATGCCTAACTTGGAGGATTGGATTGGAGTAGATGATGGGTGCATGTTTTCTCAACTTCATTATATGTATATCACTAACTGCCCTAATTTGAGGGAAATTCCTACTCTGCCGTATAGTCTAAGAcaattgaaaatttcaaatgtcGGCTTGACCGCTCTTCCAACAATAAATCGGAATTACATGGACAACAAT CGGCAAGAACATTCTCAGGGTCTTGAAAGCTTAGACATCAAACGATGTGAGAAGCTTGAATATGTTCCAACAGAGTTTTTTCAGAAATTCGACTCCCTCAAATCACTGCGTATAGTAAATTGCCCGAAGTTGACAAAACGTTGGAACTCGGACATCCAACTGCCCTCTACACTCAATCATCTCACTACTGGGTCATGTGGCGACCTTGAGGTGCCACTGCTGTGGTTGGCAGATTTAACCTCTCTTTCCGGGTTGAAATTAGTCGATTGCGCAACCATAACATCCCTTCCCCCAGCGCAAGTGTGTGCACGGTGGACGACGCTTTCCTATTTAGCAATAAAGAACTGCAAAGGACTGTCGTCATTAGGCGGAATACAAGCTTTAGTATCCCTCTGTTGGTTAGAAATTAGAGGGTGTGACAAGCTAATTCAAGTTGCCCTGCTGCTGCAGCCTCCGTTCCCAAACGATGTCGGCCAAAAAAAGAATGCAGTACTGGACCGCTTTTTGAAGAATGGTGAACTATCAATTGACCACCACGCGCTCCTGCTCATGGAGCCATTGAGAAGTCTCTCCTCCATCAACTTGTTGACTCTCTCTGATGCTTCACAACTCACCACCTTACCTGAGGAATGGCTACTGCAAAATTGCGCTGCCCTCAAAGATTTACAAATATGGAATGCGGTCTCCCTTCAGTCCCTCCCGCAGAGCATGACAAAACTGTGCTCCCTCAAGTGTTTAGAAGTACTGAATGCTAATCTCATCCGGTCTCTTCCAGATCTGGCTACTTCACTGCGTGCTCTAGTCATCACCGGGTGTCACCCTGTGTTGAAGGAGCGATGCCAAGAGAATGGTGGCCTTGATTGGCTCAAGATTGCCCACATCCCTAGAAGGATGATTAAACAGTTGTAG
- the LOC109717772 gene encoding increased DNA methylation 1-like has translation MVDDISNTNKNTEKIRPESHSEPYTVEKSEVSSNYAYTRPSPPPAGSMGRGRPCRGRGSPLGPSDSRNLRPAGFVCSRVCIERSVAEDVANLALKAGLTTKFEKAATECCMDPTSIDILNVKSSPRMATACSSSSLLSTYSKVAPSVAVAEGTHFPDSYLVTDGVQRKQNSSLTETASELKTRLPNFLESSAAPVQQETVAHGPQKKRDNTLHRLVFEQGGLPDGTELTYRNKGEILLSGYKQGNSIVCHCHKEEFSPSQFEAHAGMGRRRQPYLNIYTSDGTTLHELCQILSKNTKASVGSEDPAIGSEDPCLSCSDGGELVSCDGCHQHFPSAGMWLKDAPNGPHCCPDCFDQSQRALSISSSNAVKPTNLRLRRTIDPEAEDDIHCTICKDDKAILQTKYDGRTITFCGQCGKAYHVGCYDRSHPGLKFKEAISDKWFCCTGCSAVCVALEKMPTEGKKVLPDCSSSILKRNFEQRGLQNDTVAAVRWQLLNGKHTKDTSLLKAANKLFQGAFEPIYVGSNELIEQMVYAKEAREAGLIFHSSCCAVLIEKSVIMSAAILRVHGRCTAELPLVVTRKECQGKGYFQTLLSVIERFLSDLQVKLLITSVDEHTQSMWINKFGFVKVTHEELRMFREHPILNFKETTVLKKAIPNSSAARS, from the exons ATGGTTGACGATATTTCCAACACTAACAAAAATACTGAGAAAATCAGACCAGAATCTCATAGTGAGCCTTATACAGTAGAGAA ATCAGAAGTGTCTTCCAATTATGCCTACACTcgcccctctcctcctccggcTGGTAGCATGGGCCGCGGGCGGCCCTGTCGGGGCAGAGGCTCACCCTTGGGACCTTCAGACAGTCGCAACTTGCGCCCCGCCGGTTTTGTTTGCTCGAGGGTGTG CATCGAAAGATCTGTTGCTGAGGACGTTGCCAATCTTGCTCTAAAAGCTGGCCTCACAACTAAGTTCGAGAAAGCAGCCACTGAATGCTGCATGGATCCAACTTCTATTGACATTCTCAATGTGAAGAGCTCGCCAAGAATGGCCACAGCATGCAGCTCTAGTTCGTTATTATCAACATACTCGAAGGTGGCCCCCTCAGTGGCAGTTGCTGAAGGCACTCATTTTCCAGATTCATATCTTGTCACAGATGGTGTGCAGCGCAAACAAAATAGCTCTCTGACGGAAACTGCGTCTGAACTGAAAACAAG GCTGCCTAATTTTCTGGAATCTTCTGCTGCCCCTGTCCAACAGGAAACTGTTGCTCATGGTCCTCAAAAGAAAAG GGATAATACTTTGCACAGATTGGTTTTCGAACAAGGAGGTCTTCCCGATGGAACAGAATTGACTTACCGTAACAAGGGAGAG ATTTTGCTCTCAGGTTATAAACAAGGAAATAGCATAGTATGTCACTGCCACAAAGAGGAG TTTAGCCCTTCACAGTTTGAAGCTCATGCAGGGATGGGTCGAAGGCGCCAACC CTATCTAAACATATATACTTCTGATGGGACGACACTACATGAGTTATGCCAGATTCTATCCAAAAATACAAAAGCAAGTGTTGGCAGCGAGGATCCTGCAATTGGCAGCGAGGATCCATGCCTTAGCTGCAGTGATGGAGGAGAACTGGTTTCTTGTGATGGATGCCATCAACATTTTCCTTCAG CTGGTATGTGGTTAAAAGATGCTCCTAATGGTCCACACTGTTGCCCTGATTGCTTTGATCAGTCTCAAAGAGCTTTGAGCATTTCCTCTTCAAATGCTGTAAAGCCAACTAACCTTCGGTTAAGGCGCACTATTGATCCTGAAGCTGAAGATGACATTCACTGCACAATCTGCAA GGATGACAAAGCCATTTTACAAACAAAATATGACGGAAGAACCATCACTTTCTGTGGACAA TGTGGAAAAGCATATCATGTTGGTTGTTATGACCGAAGTCATCCGGGATTGAAATTTAAG GAAGCCATCAGCGACAAATGGTTTTGTTGTACAGGCTGCAGCGCAGTTTGTGTTGCTTTGGAAAAAATGCCTACTGAAGGAAAGAAGGTTCTTCCTGATTGTTCCTCTAgtatattgaagagaaattttgaACAGAGAGGTTTGCAAAATGACACTGTAGCTGCTGTACGCTGGCAACTTTTAAATGGAAAACATACTAAAGATACGAGCCTGCTTAAAGCAGCCAATAAACTTTTTCAA GGTGCATTCGAACCTATATATGTAGGATCAAACGAGTTGATAGAGCAGATGGTTTATGC taaaGAGGCGCGAGAGGCAGGGTTAATATTCCACTCAAGTTGTTGTGCAGTACTAATAGAAAA GTCAGTCATCATGTCAGCAGCAATTCTGAGGGTACATGGACGATGTACTGCAGAGCTTCCTCTGGTTGTTACACGTAAAGAATGTCAGGGAAAG ggatattttcaGACTCTCCTTTCGGTAATTGAAAGATTCCTAAGCGACTTGCAAGTGAAACTTCTCATAACTTCTGTTGATGAGCACACACAATCCATGTGGATTAATAAGTTTGGCTTTGTAAAAGTGACACATGAGGAG CTAAGGATGTTTAGGGAGCACCCCATTCTGAATTTCAAGGAGACAACCGTCCTGAAGAAGGCAATTCCTAATTCCTCTGCAGCAAGAAGCTGA